One region of Verrucomicrobiia bacterium genomic DNA includes:
- a CDS encoding Gfo/Idh/MocA family oxidoreductase yields the protein MKSASPGLSRRQFLRRQLALTGACLTAPLCLPAPVLGRGGALPPSERVAMGFIGVGGQGAGHLLGGAWTYLAGGYTARKDVQVLAVCDVWRDRRERARDRVNQHYQQTYGQTGYRPCEAYADFRNVLDRADIDAVLIASPAHWHAVMSVMAAQAGKDIYCEKPTACTVRESQAVLQAVRRYGRVYQAGTQQRSEYNGYFRRACEYVRSGRLGQLKEIYAYRDGGAIAWGAKFGPPKPVPETLDWDLYLGPAPWAPYDGNTGAHRYDIGELNWGQHHYDIVQWAAGMDDSGPVDLFMDEGRTSYRYANGVVVHGRPYPGERVGHDGGCCFVGTHGRLAVDRGNLVSYPEDIIREPLRPNEVHLYYSDSHSGNFLECVKSRKKTICDADIAHRAASALLLGGIEKILQRPLKWDPHAELFVGDDEANRLLSIAQRPPWQV from the coding sequence ATGAAATCCGCATCCCCGGGACTCTCGCGGCGCCAGTTTCTCCGGCGGCAACTGGCCCTGACCGGCGCCTGTCTCACCGCCCCCCTCTGTCTCCCCGCTCCCGTGCTGGGCCGCGGCGGCGCGCTGCCCCCCAGTGAGCGGGTGGCCATGGGCTTTATCGGTGTCGGCGGCCAGGGCGCCGGGCATTTGCTGGGCGGCGCGTGGACGTATCTGGCCGGCGGTTACACCGCCCGCAAGGATGTGCAGGTGCTCGCCGTCTGCGATGTGTGGCGGGACCGCCGCGAGCGCGCCCGAGACCGCGTGAATCAACATTACCAACAAACCTATGGCCAGACCGGCTACCGCCCCTGCGAAGCGTATGCCGACTTCCGCAACGTGCTGGACCGCGCCGACATTGACGCCGTGCTGATTGCCTCCCCGGCCCACTGGCACGCCGTCATGTCCGTCATGGCCGCCCAGGCGGGCAAGGACATTTACTGCGAAAAACCCACCGCCTGCACCGTCCGCGAAAGCCAGGCCGTGCTCCAGGCCGTGCGCCGCTACGGGCGCGTCTATCAGGCCGGCACCCAGCAGCGCAGCGAGTACAACGGCTATTTCCGCCGCGCCTGCGAGTACGTCCGCAGCGGGCGCCTCGGCCAGCTCAAGGAAATCTACGCCTACCGCGACGGCGGCGCCATCGCCTGGGGCGCCAAGTTCGGCCCCCCCAAACCCGTCCCCGAAACGCTGGACTGGGATTTGTACCTCGGCCCCGCCCCCTGGGCGCCCTACGACGGCAACACCGGCGCCCATCGTTACGACATCGGCGAGTTGAACTGGGGGCAGCATCACTACGACATCGTGCAATGGGCCGCCGGCATGGATGACTCCGGCCCGGTGGACCTCTTCATGGACGAAGGCCGCACCTCCTACCGCTACGCCAACGGCGTCGTCGTCCACGGCCGGCCCTACCCCGGCGAGCGCGTCGGCCACGATGGCGGCTGCTGCTTCGTGGGCACCCATGGCCGCCTGGCCGTGGACCGCGGCAATCTGGTGAGCTACCCCGAGGACATCATCCGCGAGCCGTTGCGCCCCAACGAAGTCCACCTCTATTATAGTGACAGCCACTCCGGCAATTTCCTGGAATGCGTCAAATCCCGGAAAAAAACCATCTGCGACGCCGACATCGCCCACCGCGCCGCCAGCGCCCTGCTGCTGGGCGGCATTGAGAAGATATTGCAACGTCCCCTCAAATGGGATCCCCATGCCGAGCTGTTTGTCGGCGATGACGAAGCCAACCGCCTCCTCTCCATCGCCCAACGCCCGCCGTGGCAGGTTTAA
- the nusA gene encoding transcription termination factor NusA — protein MNAEILSVLEYWEREKGISREELIKILNDSLLASAKRAVGPARELRCTIDPKSGEIKAFARLVVVQKVVSKHDQISLFDARRVKPDAQLGEEVEIEVTPAGFGRIASQHARQILTQLLRRHEKRLVYEEFKDQVGGLITGVVRRFERSDVYVDLGKCEAVLPNRERVPNEDFQPNDRVLFYLKAVQDTPRGPEIILSRADPEFVIKLFKREVSEINDGTIEIKAIAREPGFRTKIAVYTRDPKVDPVGACVGLRGARVRNIVRELNNEKVDIIPWDPNIRNLITNALSPARIKSFEIDEARRRVKIWVSEDQLSLAIGRRGQNARLTSRLTGWEVDIEAEAVAPVGGFAEKVAQAIETLAAIPGINREMADALVHGGLTSLEDVLQAGEGYLASLERVGEHAAAIMQAAREEAARRQIKLGETTAA, from the coding sequence ATGAACGCCGAAATCTTATCCGTATTAGAGTACTGGGAACGCGAGAAGGGGATTTCGCGTGAGGAATTGATCAAGATCCTCAACGATTCCCTGCTGGCGTCCGCGAAACGGGCGGTAGGCCCCGCCCGGGAACTGCGTTGCACGATTGACCCCAAGAGCGGGGAGATCAAGGCGTTTGCTCGTCTGGTGGTGGTCCAGAAGGTGGTATCCAAACATGACCAAATTTCCCTATTTGACGCCCGGCGGGTCAAACCGGACGCGCAACTGGGGGAGGAGGTCGAGATAGAGGTGACGCCGGCGGGTTTTGGGCGGATCGCCAGCCAGCACGCGCGGCAGATTCTGACGCAGCTTTTGCGGCGGCATGAGAAGCGCCTGGTCTATGAGGAGTTTAAGGATCAGGTGGGGGGCTTGATCACCGGGGTGGTGCGCCGGTTCGAGCGGTCGGATGTGTATGTGGATTTGGGCAAATGCGAGGCGGTGCTGCCCAACCGGGAACGGGTGCCCAATGAGGATTTCCAGCCCAATGACCGCGTGTTGTTCTATTTGAAGGCGGTGCAGGACACGCCCCGGGGGCCGGAGATTATTCTCTCGCGGGCGGATCCGGAGTTTGTGATCAAGCTGTTCAAGCGGGAGGTGTCGGAGATCAATGACGGCACCATCGAGATCAAGGCCATTGCGCGGGAGCCGGGTTTCCGGACCAAGATTGCCGTGTACACGCGGGATCCGAAGGTGGATCCGGTGGGGGCGTGTGTGGGGCTGCGCGGGGCGCGGGTGCGGAACATTGTGCGGGAGCTGAACAATGAAAAGGTGGACATCATCCCGTGGGATCCCAACATCCGCAATTTGATCACCAACGCGCTGAGTCCGGCCCGGATTAAATCATTTGAGATTGACGAGGCCCGGCGGCGGGTGAAAATCTGGGTCAGCGAGGATCAGCTCTCCCTGGCGATCGGCCGGCGCGGGCAGAACGCGCGGCTGACCTCGCGCCTGACCGGCTGGGAAGTGGATATTGAGGCGGAGGCGGTGGCGCCGGTTGGCGGTTTTGCCGAGAAGGTGGCGCAAGCCATCGAGACGTTGGCGGCCATTCCGGGCATCAACCGGGAGATGGCCGATGCGCTGGTGCACGGCGGGTTGACCAGCCTGGAAGATGTGCTGCAGGCGGGCGAGGGGTATCTTGCCAGTCTGGAGCGGGTGGGCGAGCACGCGGCGGCGATCATGCAGGCCGCGCGCGAGGAAGCCGCCCGGCGGCAGATCAAACTGGGCGAAACCACCGCCGCCTAA
- the infB gene encoding translation initiation factor IF-2 — MKPPIIVRDLAEKMNRRPFQIIADLMESGVFATVNQAIDEAVATRICAKHGFRFELERRDRSKAVHPVVRKAPDVDPEDKPEDLKPRPPVVTIMGHVDHGKTTLLDVIRKSNVAAGEAGGITQHIGAYTISFPHPDDKRRIQQITFLDTPGHAAFSAMRARGANVTDIVVLVVAANDGVMPQTLEALSHAQAAKVPIIVAINKCDHPAANPLKVRQQLNDKGLVPDEWGGNTIYVECSALTGKGVDKLLEMILLQADLLELKANPNRPASGNVIESGLEPGGPTATVLVRKGTLKVGQVILCGQYYGKVRALINEDGQRLKEAGPSYAVKVLGLNGIPEAGLAFQVVKDEKEAREAAEKVAMEHRARAQEVRQVMTLENLMDKLKATNEKVLRVVVKADTQGSVEAIVEALKRIESTKVSLEIVHSAVGTISENDVVLAAAAKAVILGFHTRVDSEAAEAAKREGVQIKLYAIIYELIDQVRDAMAGLLEPIIKETVIGAAEVRKVFTLSKGGNVAGCMVVHGRVARGKARVVRRRNVIYEGLISSLRRFQDEVNEVRAGMECGIRLDGFNEFQENDTIECYILEKVAQKLE; from the coding sequence ATGAAGCCGCCGATCATCGTGCGGGATCTGGCGGAGAAAATGAACCGGCGGCCCTTCCAGATCATTGCGGATTTGATGGAGTCGGGCGTGTTTGCCACGGTGAATCAGGCGATTGATGAGGCGGTGGCGACGCGCATTTGCGCCAAGCACGGCTTCCGTTTCGAGCTGGAGCGGCGCGATCGGAGCAAGGCGGTGCATCCGGTGGTGCGGAAGGCGCCGGACGTGGATCCGGAGGACAAGCCGGAGGATCTCAAGCCGCGGCCGCCGGTGGTCACCATCATGGGCCATGTGGATCACGGGAAGACGACGCTGCTGGACGTGATCCGCAAGTCCAACGTGGCCGCCGGCGAGGCGGGCGGGATCACGCAGCACATCGGGGCCTACACCATTTCTTTTCCGCATCCCGATGACAAGCGGCGGATTCAGCAGATCACCTTCCTGGACACCCCGGGCCATGCGGCCTTCAGCGCCATGCGGGCGCGCGGGGCCAACGTGACGGACATTGTGGTGCTGGTGGTGGCGGCCAATGACGGGGTGATGCCGCAGACGCTGGAGGCGCTGAGCCACGCGCAGGCGGCCAAGGTGCCGATCATCGTGGCCATCAACAAGTGCGATCATCCCGCCGCCAACCCGTTGAAGGTGCGGCAGCAGCTTAATGACAAGGGGCTGGTGCCGGATGAATGGGGCGGCAACACCATTTATGTGGAATGCTCGGCGCTGACCGGCAAGGGGGTGGACAAGCTGCTGGAGATGATTTTGTTGCAGGCCGATCTGCTCGAGCTCAAGGCCAATCCCAACCGCCCGGCCTCGGGCAACGTGATCGAGTCCGGGCTGGAGCCGGGCGGGCCGACGGCGACGGTGCTGGTGCGCAAGGGGACGTTGAAGGTGGGGCAGGTGATCCTGTGCGGGCAGTATTACGGCAAGGTGCGGGCCCTGATCAATGAGGACGGCCAGCGGCTCAAGGAGGCCGGGCCGTCGTACGCGGTGAAGGTGCTGGGGTTGAACGGCATCCCGGAGGCCGGCCTGGCCTTCCAGGTGGTGAAGGACGAGAAGGAGGCCCGCGAAGCGGCCGAGAAGGTGGCCATGGAGCACCGGGCGCGCGCCCAGGAGGTGCGCCAGGTGATGACGTTGGAAAACCTGATGGACAAGCTGAAGGCCACCAACGAGAAGGTGCTGCGGGTGGTGGTGAAGGCGGACACGCAAGGCTCGGTGGAGGCGATTGTCGAGGCCCTCAAGCGCATCGAGTCCACCAAGGTGTCGCTGGAGATTGTGCACAGCGCGGTGGGGACGATCAGCGAAAACGATGTGGTGCTGGCGGCGGCGGCGAAGGCGGTCATCCTGGGCTTCCACACCCGGGTGGACAGCGAGGCGGCCGAGGCGGCCAAACGGGAGGGGGTCCAGATCAAGCTGTATGCCATCATTTACGAGCTGATTGACCAGGTGCGCGATGCCATGGCCGGCCTGCTGGAGCCGATCATCAAGGAAACGGTGATTGGCGCGGCCGAGGTGCGCAAGGTGTTCACCCTGTCCAAGGGGGGCAACGTGGCCGGCTGCATGGTGGTCCACGGCCGGGTGGCGCGGGGCAAGGCGCGCGTGGTGCGGCGGCGCAATGTCATTTACGAGGGCCTCATCAGCTCGCTGCGCCGCTTCCAGGACGAGGTGAACGAAGTGCGGGCCGGCATGGAGTGCGGCATCCGCCTGGATGGTTTCAACGAGTTTCAGGAAAATGACACCATCGAGTGCTACATCCTCGAGAAGGTGGCCCAGAAACTGGAATAA
- the rbfA gene encoding 30S ribosome-binding factor RbfA codes for MSVRVERVRELLKRELGELIRRQLPVDEAGLITVNEVTVTGDLQNATVYFSILGGPEQQKRGEELLQQRRLLLQNLLGQSVVLKYTPHLKFVRDDSIARGDRVLRILDELEKQTPPGDRESPPKDS; via the coding sequence ATGTCCGTGCGAGTTGAACGGGTGCGCGAACTGCTCAAGCGCGAGCTGGGTGAACTCATCCGCCGGCAGTTGCCGGTGGACGAGGCCGGGCTGATCACGGTGAACGAGGTGACGGTGACCGGCGATCTGCAGAATGCCACGGTGTATTTCAGCATCCTGGGCGGGCCGGAGCAGCAGAAACGCGGCGAGGAGCTGCTGCAGCAGCGGCGGCTGCTGTTGCAAAACCTGCTCGGCCAGTCGGTGGTGCTGAAGTACACGCCGCATTTGAAGTTCGTGCGCGATGATTCCATCGCCCGCGGCGATCGCGTGCTGCGGATTCTCGACGAGCTGGAGAAGCAAACGCCCCCCGGGGATCGTGAAAGCCCGCCCAAAGATTCTTGA
- a CDS encoding bifunctional oligoribonuclease/PAP phosphatase NrnA, with protein MKARPKILERLIAELRQHQRFCVVGHVRPDGDCIGSQLAMTLALQAQGKEVVCWNEDAVPSKLRFLDPDHLLRKPQANGEFDCVIALDCACVERLGRAAQCIERRRVLLNIDHHPSNTRYGDINWVAARAPSTGELVFRLLKEIGWPITPHIADCLFTAVSTDTGSFQYPTTLPSTYHVAAELVKRGANLAKICDEVYQSYSLSRVRLVRHLYNKFRLTHRDQIAYFWLKQADFARTGAAKEDAEGLIDHLRAIEPVVVAMVFEEVAPELIRVSFRSKRPEVDVNKIAAQFGGGGHAAAAGARVAGSPLSVQRRVLAAVRKALEAAGI; from the coding sequence GTGAAAGCCCGCCCAAAGATTCTTGAACGGCTGATCGCCGAGCTGCGGCAGCATCAGCGTTTTTGCGTGGTGGGCCATGTGCGCCCCGATGGGGACTGCATTGGCTCGCAACTGGCGATGACCCTGGCGCTGCAGGCGCAGGGGAAGGAGGTGGTCTGCTGGAATGAGGACGCCGTGCCCTCCAAGCTGCGGTTTCTGGATCCGGATCACCTGCTGCGGAAGCCGCAGGCCAACGGGGAGTTTGACTGTGTGATTGCGCTGGATTGCGCCTGTGTGGAGCGCCTGGGGCGCGCGGCGCAGTGCATCGAGCGGCGGCGGGTGCTGCTCAACATTGATCATCATCCCAGCAACACCCGCTACGGCGACATCAACTGGGTGGCCGCCCGCGCGCCGTCCACCGGCGAGCTGGTGTTCCGGCTGTTGAAGGAAATCGGCTGGCCCATCACGCCGCACATCGCCGACTGCCTGTTCACGGCGGTCTCCACGGACACGGGATCTTTTCAATATCCCACCACGCTGCCGAGCACCTATCACGTGGCGGCGGAGCTGGTGAAGCGGGGGGCCAACCTGGCCAAGATCTGCGACGAGGTGTACCAGTCCTATTCGCTGTCGCGGGTGCGGCTGGTGCGCCATCTGTACAACAAGTTTCGCCTGACGCATCGGGATCAGATTGCCTACTTCTGGCTCAAGCAGGCCGACTTTGCCCGCACGGGCGCGGCCAAGGAAGACGCCGAGGGCCTGATTGACCACCTCCGGGCCATTGAGCCGGTGGTGGTGGCGATGGTGTTTGAGGAGGTGGCGCCGGAGCTGATCCGGGTGAGCTTTCGCAGCAAGCGCCCGGAGGTGGACGTGAACAAGATCGCCGCGCAGTTTGGCGGCGGCGGCCACGCGGCGGCGGCCGGGGCGCGGGTGGCGGGCAGTCCGCTCTCGGTGCAGCGGCGGGTGCTGGCCGCGGTGCGCAAGGCGCTGGAGGCTGCGGGGATTTAA
- the truB gene encoding tRNA pseudouridine(55) synthase TruB, protein MPIREFSPLDGALLVDKPAGPTSHDVVDVIRHQFQLKKVGHCGTLDPGATGLLVLVLGLATRLSDKFMAADKVYEGAIKLGETTDSYDADGKVLARAAVPAVTLEQLNELAAVFEGDQMQLPPMVSAVKKDGVPLYKLARKGIEVERKERLVHIYRFRFVAVEPPLAWFRVACTKGTYVRTLAHDFGQRLGCGAHLKHLRRTASGQFDVAQAAPFEEILHWTPAELEAHIIPFLKLVRME, encoded by the coding sequence ATGCCGATACGCGAATTTTCTCCTCTGGATGGGGCCCTGCTGGTGGACAAGCCCGCCGGCCCCACCAGCCATGACGTGGTGGATGTGATCCGCCATCAATTCCAGCTCAAGAAGGTGGGCCATTGCGGGACGCTGGATCCCGGGGCCACGGGGCTGCTGGTGCTGGTGCTGGGGCTGGCGACGCGCCTGTCGGACAAGTTCATGGCGGCGGACAAGGTGTATGAGGGCGCCATCAAGCTGGGCGAGACCACGGATTCCTACGATGCGGATGGGAAGGTGCTGGCGCGCGCGGCGGTGCCGGCGGTGACGCTGGAGCAGCTCAACGAGCTGGCGGCCGTGTTTGAAGGGGATCAGATGCAACTGCCGCCGATGGTCAGCGCGGTGAAGAAGGACGGGGTGCCGCTGTACAAGCTGGCGCGCAAGGGCATCGAGGTGGAGCGCAAGGAGCGGCTGGTGCACATCTACCGGTTTCGTTTTGTGGCGGTGGAGCCGCCGCTGGCGTGGTTCCGGGTGGCCTGCACCAAGGGCACCTATGTGCGCACGCTGGCCCATGATTTCGGGCAGCGCCTGGGCTGCGGGGCCCATCTCAAACATCTGCGCCGGACGGCCTCGGGGCAGTTTGACGTGGCGCAGGCCGCGCCCTTCGAGGAGATCCTCCACTGGACACCCGCGGAGCTGGAGGCGCACATCATCCCCTTCCTGAAACTGGTGCGGATGGAATAA
- the ribF gene encoding riboflavin biosynthesis protein RibF, with product MRIIHQPAELAAQGRSVCAAIGVFDGVHRGHQAVMGQAVREAAQRGGVALAITFDRHPRSVVDPERAPALIQPLSRKLAALAAAGAEVALVFHFDEAFRRQTAEAFVRSLQEGLGSLASLSVGANFFFGHGRAGNVAVLQELGRRHGFAVHVAEPVLHGGEPISSTRVRAAIRAGQLAEVSAMLGRPYAVCGPVQRGQGLGRQLGFPTANVAVAGLEMPPLGVYAARVLLPDGPHPAVVNWGRRPTVAGGAVAAQFEVHLPGWQGDLYGQELEVQLGRYLRGEQRFGDVAALQAQIARDVAAALADG from the coding sequence ATGCGCATCATTCATCAACCGGCGGAATTGGCGGCCCAGGGGCGGTCGGTGTGCGCCGCGATAGGCGTGTTTGACGGCGTGCACCGCGGGCATCAGGCGGTGATGGGCCAGGCGGTGCGCGAGGCGGCGCAGCGGGGCGGGGTGGCGCTGGCCATCACCTTTGACCGCCATCCGCGCAGCGTGGTGGACCCGGAGCGCGCGCCGGCCCTGATTCAACCGCTTTCCCGCAAACTGGCCGCGCTGGCGGCGGCGGGGGCGGAGGTGGCGCTGGTGTTTCATTTTGACGAGGCCTTCCGCCGGCAGACGGCGGAGGCGTTTGTGCGCTCGCTGCAGGAGGGTTTGGGCTCGCTGGCCAGCCTGAGTGTGGGGGCCAATTTTTTCTTCGGGCACGGCCGCGCCGGCAATGTGGCGGTGTTGCAGGAGCTGGGGCGGCGGCACGGGTTTGCGGTGCACGTGGCCGAGCCGGTGTTGCACGGGGGCGAGCCGATCAGCAGCACGCGGGTGCGCGCCGCCATCCGGGCCGGACAGTTGGCCGAGGTGTCGGCCATGCTGGGGCGGCCGTATGCCGTGTGCGGGCCGGTGCAGCGCGGGCAGGGCCTGGGCCGGCAACTGGGTTTTCCCACCGCCAACGTGGCGGTGGCCGGGCTGGAGATGCCGCCCCTGGGCGTGTATGCGGCGCGGGTCCTCCTGCCGGACGGGCCGCATCCGGCGGTGGTGAACTGGGGGCGGCGGCCCACGGTGGCCGGGGGCGCGGTGGCGGCGCAATTTGAAGTGCATCTGCCCGGCTGGCAGGGGGATTTGTACGGGCAGGAGCTGGAGGTGCAACTGGGCCGGTATTTGCGGGGCGAGCAACGCTTTGGGGATGTGGCGGCGCTGCAGGCGCAAATTGCGCGTGATGTGGCTGCGGCGCTGGCCGACGGCTGA
- a CDS encoding sugar phosphate isomerase/epimerase, whose amino-acid sequence MSKTCPQLGLFTAILPDLTLKEIVEFAARERLTCLEIACWPVGKAERKFAGVTHIDVETLTDSQADDLRALCAQNGITISGLGYYPNPLDPDPEVSRKAVTHLKKVIRAARRLGLRQVNTFVGRDWTRTVDENWPRFLRVWKPLIAYAEENDVRIGIENCPMLFTRDEWPGGKNLATSPVIWRRMFNDIPSPYFGLNYDPSHFILQRMDPLSPLAEFKDKLFHLHAKDMQVRQDRLNEVGAFAFPKEWHTPRIPGYGDIHWGAFFAKLQEIGYTGPVCIEVEDPTFGPTLEGRQAAIRVARNVLAPYCG is encoded by the coding sequence ATGAGTAAAACCTGTCCACAACTGGGATTGTTCACGGCCATTCTGCCGGATTTAACCCTCAAGGAAATCGTCGAGTTTGCCGCGCGCGAGCGGCTCACCTGCCTGGAGATTGCCTGCTGGCCGGTGGGCAAGGCGGAGCGGAAGTTTGCCGGGGTGACGCATATTGACGTGGAGACGCTGACGGACAGCCAGGCCGATGACCTTCGCGCCCTGTGCGCCCAGAACGGCATCACCATCAGCGGCCTGGGGTATTATCCCAATCCCCTGGACCCGGATCCCGAGGTCTCGCGCAAGGCGGTGACGCATCTCAAAAAGGTCATCCGCGCCGCCCGCCGGCTGGGGCTGCGGCAGGTGAACACGTTTGTGGGGCGGGACTGGACGCGGACGGTGGACGAGAACTGGCCGCGGTTTTTGCGGGTGTGGAAGCCGTTGATTGCGTATGCGGAGGAGAATGATGTGCGGATTGGGATTGAGAACTGCCCGATGTTGTTCACCCGCGACGAATGGCCGGGGGGCAAGAATCTGGCCACCTCGCCGGTGATCTGGCGCCGGATGTTTAATGACATTCCCTCGCCCTATTTCGGGTTGAATTATGATCCCTCGCATTTCATCCTGCAGCGGATGGATCCGCTCAGCCCGCTGGCGGAGTTCAAGGACAAGCTGTTCCATCTGCATGCCAAGGACATGCAGGTGCGGCAGGATCGCCTGAATGAAGTGGGGGCCTTTGCCTTTCCCAAGGAATGGCACACGCCGCGCATCCCCGGCTACGGGGATATCCACTGGGGGGCGTTTTTTGCGAAGTTGCAGGAAATTGGCTATACGGGGCCGGTGTGCATCGAGGTGGAGGATCCCACCTTTGGCCCGACGCTGGAAGGGCGGCAGGCGGCCATCCGGGTGGCGCGCAACGTGCTGGCGCCCTACTGCGGCTGA
- a CDS encoding sodium-translocating pyrophosphatase has translation MINFNNKKLAWTLVLTGLGAATAAASEASLVLPDLRTVSFPALGGATGYSLMLAGILVCALAAVFGIWQYLRTKALPVHDSMRNVSNIIWETCKSYLIQQGKFLAILWVLIGICIAYYFGFLTEHKDAAGQVHKGMGAGKVIVILLASILGILGSYGVAWFGMRINTQANSRSAFAALRGLPWAPLAIPMRSGMSVGLLLITVELFFMISILIFLPADLTGPCFIGFAIGESLGASALRICGGIFTKIADIGSDLMKIVFKLPEDDPKNPGVIADCTGDNAGDSVGPTADGFETYGVTGVALITFLALTLGLTPACAVLITWIFVMRIMMIITSLVAYFINDAIFTSKYSESKDFHPEKPLTWLVWLTSAISIALTFLISKLMLGNFAIEGKPLPDLWWVLSVIISCGTAAGALIPEFTKIFTSTEARHTKEIVTASRQGGSSLNILSGFVAGNFSAFWEGLLMLVLMLIAAVISGNPDLKAIMPQGIEFAGPIFAFGLVAFGFLGMGPVTIAVDSFGPVSDNAQSVYELSQIESVPNIEKDIEKNFGFKPDFKAAKHNLEKNDGAGNTFKATAKPVLIGTAVVGALTMLFAIILLLDKEFGDVVKNLSLVQPQVVLGFLMGGAVIYWFTGASCQAVVTGAYRAVVYIKENMDLSAKAASIQDSKEVVKICTIYAQKGMFNIFVAIFCLSLALAFFDPYFFIGYLISIAFFGLYQAIFMANAGGAWDNAKKIVEVDLRQKGTDLHAATVVGDTVGDPFKDTSSVAMNPIIKFTTLFGLLATEIAVAMQKGGKANLKLGIGITLFVIALIFVYRSFYGMRIPEDK, from the coding sequence ATGATTAACTTTAATAATAAGAAATTGGCTTGGACATTGGTCCTAACGGGCCTCGGCGCGGCGACTGCTGCCGCGAGCGAGGCATCACTGGTGCTGCCGGATTTGCGGACGGTGAGCTTCCCCGCGCTGGGAGGCGCCACCGGGTACAGCCTGATGCTTGCGGGCATTCTGGTCTGCGCGCTGGCAGCGGTGTTTGGCATCTGGCAATACCTGCGCACCAAGGCCCTGCCGGTGCATGACTCCATGCGCAACGTCTCCAACATCATCTGGGAGACGTGCAAGAGCTACCTGATTCAGCAGGGCAAATTCCTGGCCATCCTCTGGGTGCTGATCGGCATTTGCATCGCCTATTACTTCGGCTTCCTCACCGAGCACAAGGACGCCGCCGGCCAGGTCCACAAGGGCATGGGCGCGGGCAAGGTCATCGTCATCCTCCTGGCCTCCATCCTGGGCATCCTTGGCAGCTACGGCGTCGCCTGGTTTGGCATGCGCATCAACACCCAGGCCAACAGCCGCTCGGCCTTCGCCGCCCTCCGCGGCCTCCCCTGGGCGCCCCTGGCCATCCCCATGCGCTCGGGCATGAGCGTCGGCCTGCTGCTCATCACCGTCGAGCTGTTCTTCATGATCAGCATCCTCATCTTCCTCCCCGCCGACCTCACCGGCCCCTGCTTCATCGGGTTCGCCATCGGCGAATCCCTGGGCGCCTCCGCCCTGCGTATCTGCGGCGGCATCTTCACCAAGATCGCCGACATCGGCTCCGACCTCATGAAGATCGTCTTCAAGCTGCCCGAAGACGACCCGAAGAACCCGGGCGTGATTGCCGACTGCACCGGCGACAACGCCGGCGACTCCGTGGGGCCGACGGCCGATGGTTTCGAGACCTACGGCGTGACGGGCGTGGCGCTGATCACCTTCCTGGCGCTGACCCTGGGCCTCACCCCGGCCTGCGCCGTGCTGATCACCTGGATTTTCGTCATGCGCATCATGATGATCATCACCTCGCTGGTGGCCTACTTCATCAATGACGCCATCTTCACCAGCAAATACAGCGAATCCAAGGACTTCCACCCCGAGAAGCCGCTCACCTGGCTGGTGTGGCTCACCTCGGCCATCTCCATCGCGCTGACCTTCCTCATCAGCAAGCTCATGCTGGGCAACTTCGCCATCGAGGGCAAACCCCTGCCCGACCTCTGGTGGGTGCTCTCGGTGATCATCTCCTGCGGCACCGCCGCCGGCGCCCTGATTCCGGAGTTCACCAAGATCTTCACCAGCACCGAGGCGCGGCACACCAAGGAAATCGTCACCGCCTCCCGGCAGGGCGGCAGCTCGCTCAACATCCTCTCCGGCTTTGTGGCGGGCAATTTCTCCGCCTTCTGGGAGGGCCTGCTCATGCTGGTGCTCATGTTGATTGCCGCGGTCATCTCCGGCAACCCGGACCTCAAGGCCATCATGCCCCAGGGCATCGAGTTCGCCGGCCCCATCTTCGCCTTCGGCCTGGTGGCCTTCGGCTTCCTGGGCATGGGCCCCGTCACCATCGCCGTGGACAGCTTCGGCCCGGTGTCCGACAACGCCCAGTCCGTCTATGAGCTGAGCCAGATCGAGTCCGTCCCCAACATCGAGAAGGACATCGAGAAAAACTTCGGCTTCAAGCCCGACTTCAAGGCCGCCAAACACAACCTCGAGAAAAATGACGGCGCCGGCAACACCTTCAAGGCCACCGCCAAGCCGGTGCTCATCGGCACCGCCGTGGTGGGCGCCCTCACCATGTTGTTTGCCATCATCCTGCTGCTCGACAAGGAGTTCGGCGACGTGGTGAAAAACCTCTCCCTCGTCCAGCCCCAGGTGGTCCTCGGCTTCCTCATGGGCGGCGCGGTCATCTACTGGTTCACCGGCGCCTCCTGCCAGGCCGTGGTCACCGGCGCCTACCGCGCCGTGGTGTACATCAAGGAAAACATGGACCTGAGCGCCAAGGCCGCCTCCATCCAGGACTCCAAGGAAGTGGTCAAAATCTGCACCATCTACGCGCAGAAGGGCATGTTCAACATCTTCGTCGCCATCTTCTGCCTCTCCCTGGCCCTGGCCTTCTTTGACCCCTACTTCTTCATCGGCTACCTCATCTCCATCGCCTTCTTCGGCCTCTACCAGGCCATCTTCATGGCCAACGCCGGCGGCGCCTGGGACAACGCCAAGAAGATCGTCGAAGTGGACCTCCGCCAGAAGGGCACCGACCTCCACGCCGCCACCGTGGTGGGCGACACCGTCGGCGATCCGTTCAAGGACACCAGCTCGGTGGCCATGAACCCCATCATCAAGTTCACCACCCTCTTCGGCCTGCTGGCCACCGAAATCGCCGTGGCCATGCAGAAGGGTGGCAAGGCCAACCTCAAGCTGGGCATCGGCATCACCCTCTTCGTCATCGCCCTCATCTTCGTGTACCGCTCCTTCTACGGCATGCGGATCCCCGAGGATAAATAA